In a genomic window of Helianthus annuus cultivar XRQ/B chromosome 10, HanXRQr2.0-SUNRISE, whole genome shotgun sequence:
- the LOC110883901 gene encoding uncharacterized protein LOC110883901, translating into MYSRKRSKTSREGSSSGVALAKWEQPCTLPDIEDRLFSQNWDWSRFKDEEFGACWNENQNKPLCKFKNKQTEKKLWRYKMSKVTNPIDKVCVYERLVNAEEFKQIGITQKFEQLGWERVLDWVEDATPKVYLKEVTEWLATLRLEHADEEPSRWKLKGETSKGVMVMSFQTMNRIANFDSLSEGSYTYYEIRNFWESGVVQTDPSDLVNAVLPNYTEDEQYSRAHLSVEGKILQNISLENIMVRFGDRGKLRVWDLRVLHALLYGEPKLSWRHIVMMNIWDTRNQYKRKMIPHVRLISAMIAQQNQLPENSLWVFKAIDNFDFAKMRKGSKIWVEGTGQRYRVTDKDTGSSYMYPEEEGEDEEMGEGDESEEGNEEEEDPGRRPGRQRRSKHKEISGFVANFIRNRKKNAYRTYTLGQQDVYDNVSAAIAEAREREERRMKSEEEWRNKQEEMWALTRAHLEQERSERAQEVARRRAWEQKEERLRVAREALEGRRWATLATAQQIHINNLKHLHDQERHHRNYMAGLPYQPHTPWTNYENLPMPRGPSDPSPHWPEGVGSSYVPPHPQPLVEGDRGPLDDFREMMETLTGYSYNPYPPVDPNEQYQR; encoded by the coding sequence ATGTATAGCCGAAAGAGATCAAAGACCTCGAGGGAAGGATCCTCATCCGGTGTTGCTTTAGCAAAATGGGAGCAACCGTGCACCTTACCGGATATTGAGGATAGGCTGTTTTCTCAAAATTGGGACTGGTCCCGCTTCAAAGATGAAGAATTCGGTGCATGTTGGAATGAGAATCAAAACAAACCTTTGTGTAAATTCAAGAACAAGCAAACCGAAAAGAAGTTGTGGAGATACAAGATGTCAAAAGTGACTAATCCAATCGATAAAGTGTGTGTGTACGAAAGATTAGTGAACGCTGAAGAGTTCAAGCAAATTGGAATCACACAGAAGTTTGAACAACTCGGGTGGGAGCGCGTACTTGACTGGGTTGAGGACGCTACTCCAAAGGTATATCTAAAGGAAGTCACCGAGTGGTTGGCTACGTTGAGATTAGAGCATGCAGATGAAGAACCATCGAGGTGGAAGTTGAAAGGGGAAACATCCAAAGGGGTGATGGTCATGTCTTTCCAAACAATGAACCGAATCGCCAACTTCGACTCTTTGAGCGAGGGTAGTTATACATACTATGAGATTCGAAATTTCTGGGAAAGCGGTGTGGTTCAAACGGATCCGAGTGATTTGGTGAATGCAGTTTTACCTAACTACACAGAGGATGAACAATACAGTCGAGCCCACTTATCGGTGGAAGGAAAAATCCTCCAGAACATCTCCTTGGAGAACATCATGGTACGGTTCGGTGATAGAGGGAAGTTAAGAGTTTGGGATTTACGGGTGCTCCACGCACTCTTGTATGGTGAGCCGAAGCTATCATGGCGGCATATTGTCATGATGAACATTTGGGATACAAGAAACCAATACAAGAGAAAAATGATCCCGCACGTCCGACTGATTAGTGCAATGATTGCACAACAAAACCAGCTGCCGGAAAACTCGTTGTGGGTGTTTAAAGCTATTGACAATTTCGATTTTGCAAAAATGCGAAAGGGGTCAAAGATATGGGTAGAGGGAACCGGACAAAGGTATCGAGTCACGGATAAGGATACGGGATCTAGTTACATGTATCCAGAAGAAGAGGGTGAAGACGAAGAGATGGGGGAAGGTGATGAAAGTGAAGAGGGcaatgaagaagaagaggatCCGGGTAGGCGGCCCGGTAGGCAAAGACGGTCAAAACATAAAGAGATATCAGGTTTTGTCGCCAATTTCATTCGGAACCGGAAAAAGAACGCCTACAGAACCTATACCCTCGGACAACAAGATGTGTATGATAACGTGTCCGCGGCTATAGCTGAAGCTAGAGAGAGGGAAGAGCGGCGAATGAAATCAGAAGAGGAGTGGAGGAATAAACAGGAAGAGATGTGGGCATTAACACGGGCCCATTTGGAGCAGGAACGGTCAGAAAGGGCTCAAGAAGTAGCGCGAAGACGTGCTTGGGAGCAAAAGGAGGAACGTCTTCGTGTTGCGCGGGAAGCCTTAGAAGGTAGGAGGTGGGCAACATTGGCCACTGCGCAACAAATTCACATCAACAACCTCAAACACCTCCACGATCAAGAGAGGCACCATAGGAACTACATGGCGGGCCTCCCATACCAACCACACACACCGTGGACGAATTACGAGAATCTTCCCATGCCTCGTGGCCCATCCGACCCGTCTCCCCATTGGCCCGAGGGAGTCGGCTCAAGTTACGTTCCACCACATCCACAACCGTTAGTCGAAGGGGATAGGGGCCCCTTAGATGATTTTCGGGAAATGATGGAAACTCTCACCGGCTACTCCTACAACCCGTACCCACCTGTGGATCCGAATGAGCAATACCAGCGGTGA